The Candidatus Zixiibacteriota bacterium genomic interval AGCACCGATAACCGATACTTTCTTACGCATCTTTTATCCTCCTGTTTTACCGGCCCTTCGTATCACTGTATGACCGGCATCCTTTACTATTAATATGCTTAATTCTCTATTTCTGCTCAGAAGTGACTCGATTGCCGTGTTGGCATCCATCACAGGTTCGATATATATTCTGCGCACGTCAGCATCCGCAAGAGATGACATTAAACACAGATTTACCCGGTTTGTCAACAGCGCAGTTCGATAAAGTTTATGAATCCCAAGCTTGAACTCAATTTTGCCTTCAGCCAGCAGTTTTCGGGGGTTTGGGTAACGCTCCGCCAGCCGATAAAAAGCCTCTGTCCCGATTCCTTCCTCACAGGCCGAAAGCATCAGAAGCGTGCCTCCGTCACGCACTCCCGCCTGCGTATTCTCAAAGCATTTCTGAAGCTGATAGAGGTTGCGGTCGAGGGGCGGGGAATGCTCCGCGATCACCAGATCATATTGTCTGTCAAGGCGATGAATGTAAATCTCCCGGCTTTTTTCAACCGCTCGATTATAGCTGTCGATCAAATTCCCACAGGTTAAAGCAACGATTTTGCGCGCTGAATCCTGAACGATTTGATAGGAATAAATACAGTTCAAATCAAGAAATTCAGTCGTCGACCAGAGTTCCTTCCAGACAGGGTTACCCTCGGTTTTGCCCGGTTGCGCAGACATAGAGATCGCTTTCTG includes:
- the larA gene encoding nickel-dependent lactate racemase, with the protein product MIYPLRYGRGRYRLEIPDHCGVDILKARSGQPLDLDSEIERNRLPENFFSGSFRLLIIVNDAFRATPSYELLDRILPELVDHHEVRIIIATGLHRQPTQSEYKSLIGKHYDTIKDQVYWSDSHDRDSFEKLGKWNDGGEVWVHKQFLWAENVLIVGSVEPHYFAGFTGGIKAVVPGLAYCKTIEHNHQKAISMSAQPGKTEGNPVWKELWSTTEFLDLNCIYSYQIVQDSARKIVALTCGNLIDSYNRAVEKSREIYIHRLDRQYDLVIAEHSPPLDRNLYQLQKCFENTQAGVRDGGTLLMLSACEEGIGTEAFYRLAERYPNPRKLLAEGKIEFKLGIHKLYRTALLTNRVNLCLMSSLADADVRRIYIEPVMDANTAIESLLSRNRELSILIVKDAGHTVIRRAGKTGG